CCAAGAGGCTACAAATTGGGCTGAGAGTTGTTCATCGTGGCCAGCAAGGCTTTCCATGAAATTCGCCACCCTGCCTTAAACACAATAGTTCCACACAACAAAATTCTTTTTGAAATCCTCTAGGTAGTCAAGTTCATAATGCACTTTGTCTCCTCCCATAGTATTAACAGAGAGAGTGTTTTCAGCAATAAACATGAGTAACGACACACAGGAAGTTTTGATAGTATAGCCCTTAGCAAAAATAGAAACAAGTTTTTCGCAAGAGTCAGAGATTTTAATAATGATTTGTTGATGTAGGCGCCTTGTAGCAAAATTATTACCATAATTATCCTTGGTCATAGGGAGTTTGTGAGAGCCATTTATCACCTCTTGCGATATGACATTGGGCACATAAAAAATCATCATGAAATTAAAACAAAATTGACTATCATGAATGCAAGGAGCACATAGCACAAATTGTCTACAACAACCAATCAAATCAATCCAACTAGGTCAATTGAAATGTGTGCGATGACCCTTCAGATCAATCATAGGGAAAAACCCAAGGAAAGTGTACCAAAAAATTATAGTAGCATACACTTGACTCTTAGTAGCCATGATGGTAGTCCACCTCAGTAGACCGTTGGTGTTAGTCATCAAAGTGTTGCACttatttaaatttgaaaaataattccTCCGGAGGCCCCATAAAGGCAAGAGGAGAATGTAGTAGAGACCAAAGGAGAGCTTAATCATGAGGAGTAAGCTTAGTGCACTCTCCCTTCAGGAGGGAGTTAACATTAGGAGGCAAAGAGTGGGGATTCCTCTAGCATTTTAGGCTCGAATCCATTAATCCGAGTGTTGCAAGAACATTGACAACCCCATTTCCTTCTTTATAGATATGCATGATGCAGAAGGAGTCAAGCCCTAAAATGAGTCTAATAATATCTCTGGCGATTCCTTCAATCAACTTATTGAGTTTGTCCTGCGTTGTGACAGCATCAATTATAAGCTTAGAGTCCCCCTCAATGTCCATAGCCCTTATGCCCATGGAGAGGGTGAAATGGACCACCCAAGCCAAGTCCATGGCTTCTGCTTGATTGCTGGAGTGACCATTCAAGTTCCTCATATAGGTTGCAACCAGGGACCCATTATGAGTTTTAATGACACTACCACCTACAGCCAGGCCCTGTctagcagccccatcaaagttgagtttgaagCAACCTGGGATCAGGTGGTCCAATTAGCATTATATCTCAAGAGATGCTTGGAGCTGTCAATGTGGGAAAAGGAGCTAGGAAGATCCCAACAGTGAGAAATCTCCCAAACCTTGTTGGAAGGGGGGTTAGGATGCTTTTGGACCTAGTGACCGAGATATTTTCCAAGATGAGCTTAAGGAAACATGCAAAGACACTTTCAGGAGAGGCCTCCTTATCCCGAAATATCTTgttgttcctctccttccaaattcTCCAGGAGAGGTGAGGAGGGATTTGTCTCCAAAGCTAGTGGACCAAGGGTTTGGAAGTGGGGCCTCTCCACTCATACATCGAATGTATCAAATTTTCATTCATAGTCTAGAAAAGGTTGAGCTTACTACAAACCATCCCCCAAAGGGCTTTAGCAAAGGCACACTGGAGGAAAAATGGGGAGGATTTccatatcaattttgcaaagaacacatctattagggaactGAAATCCACGCTTAGCCAAGTTATCTAGAGTGATGATTTTGTTGTGCAGAGTAGTCCACCAGAAGAAATTTATCTTGGAAATAAGTTGAGGATTCCAAACTTCATTCCACTTAACTAGAGGGATAGGGTCTCGTAGCATGCTATGATAGGAAGTCTTAACAGAGTATTCCCTAGTGGGGTTCCATTTCTAAATAAATTTATCCTCTCTAGGAAAGAGTGGGAGTCTTATCCTACCCATAAAATTCTATAATTCCATGGCAACAGGCAACAGGAGCGactgatcaaaacaataataagaaATAGCCTTCCAAGTGTTGTTGAAGAAATAAATGGAGACTGTGACACCAAAGAAACCCTTGGCAACATCTTAAATCCTTCTAAGAAAGGGGGCAGAAATCAAAGGCTTTTACCCAAGCCAATAATCTTCCTAGAATAAAATCTTTCTTCCATTACCAATGAGCCACTTTATACCCTAGGATATGGGCTCTCTATAGTTGAGAATATTATTCCATATTTTGGACCCTCTAGGGAGTCCCTCTTCATTCAAAAAAGAGATAAATCTACCTTGGCCAAGGTATTTAGCCCTCGTTATATGACCCCAGTCCAAGTCCTTGTGGATTACCTTCTAGGATATTTTAGTCATTAGAGCCCTATTGAAGTGGGTTATTTTGCAGATTCCCAAGCCCCCCTTCAATTTTGAATAGCAGACTTTGTCTCGGCTAACAAGAGAAAGACTTCTTTTTTATTCCATTCTTGTCTAAAGGAAATTTATTTGGATATTTTCCATCTTGTCAGTCATGGTGGTAGAAATTTTTAAAAGGGAGAGGAAGTACACCGGAATTCCCTGTAGAGAAGAGGCCAGCAGCTGAAGCTTCCCTACGCTACTAAAAAACCTACCTTTCCATCCTGCCAGCTTTCTCTGCATTCTGTAAAGAATAGAAACCCAAAAGGAATTGGAGACATCCTTGATAGTAAGTGGTAACCCAAGGTAAGTGCTAGGGAGTGAGGCAACCGAGGATCCCTTGAATTTTAGCTTGAAGTTTATTCTTCGTGTGAAAAAAATAGATGTTATTTTTATCATAATTAATGTGCTATCCCAAGGCATTCACATAAAGGTTGAGGAAGGACTTCCAACCCTTAGCCTCAACCACTGAAGAAATCCCAAAAagaatggtgtcatcaacaaactactatAGAACAATAGGGGGAACCATGGAAGCAGGTTTAATTCCCTTGAGGACTTCTCTATTAATGAGGGAGCTGATTTTTTTCCTAAAATCTCTACTAGAATAATTAAGAGGTAGGGCGATAGAGGCTCACCCTGATGAAGACCCCTGGACATCCTGAAGGACTCCTGAGGTAATCCATTCATGAGGACAGAATAATTGACAATAGTTATGCATTACCTAATGACGTTAAGAAACTTCCCCCCCAACACCTAACTTTTGCAAGACTTCAAAAAGAAAGCTCCAatttactctatcataagccttagagatatcAAGCTTCAAAACCATACAAGGTTTATGACTCCTATCCATAAAGTGGATGACTTCATGAGTGGAGATGACAacatccaaaatttgtctacctgGGACAAACCCCTTCTAACATGGTCTAATCAGAGAATCCAAGAAGAGTTTAAGCCCATTCACCAAGACTTTAGTTAAGATCTTGTAGAGAGTGTTACAGAGGATAATAAGCCAAAAGTCTCTTAGGAGGGTCgattcctaaattttaggaactaGAGCAATGAAAGTGTTGTTTAACTTCTTGAGCAGTTTACTAGATATGAAGAAGTCCTTAGTAGAAAGAACCACATTAGCACCAACCACATCCTAAAAGTCCTAGAAGAAAGATAGAGGGAAGCCATTCGGGCCCAAAGCTTTGAAATCCCCCATAGAAAACACATCAttcctctcctcatcatcaataatcGAGGACATAATAAGATCATTGTCTTCCTTAGTGAGGGGACAAGGAAGGAAATGAAGGAGGTTCTCATCCAAGTCTGGGTCCCTAGTCCTGCAATCCTCCCTGAACAAAGAAGAGAAGTAGTAAGTAGCCTGGTTTCCAAGACTAGCTTTTTCCTTGACATATTGATTCTGATCATTTCTTAAACAAGAGATGTGGTTTCTTCTCCTATGGATGCTAGCTGATTTGTGGGAGAAAGTTATATTTTTATCTCCTTTTA
The nucleotide sequence above comes from Cryptomeria japonica chromosome 11, Sugi_1.0, whole genome shotgun sequence. Encoded proteins:
- the LOC131860152 gene encoding uncharacterized protein LOC131860152; the encoded protein is MQRKLAGWKGCFKLNFDGAARQGLAVGGSVIKTHNGSLVATYMRNLNGHSSNQAEAMDLAWVVHFTLSMGIRAMDIEGDSKLIIDAVTTQDKLNKLIEGIARDIIRLILGLDSFCIMHIYKEGNGVVNVLATLGLMDSSLKC